In Brevibacillus brevis NBRC 100599, a single genomic region encodes these proteins:
- a CDS encoding amidohydrolase family protein, translated as MNILDARVRLPQQFREARIGEMRNEYVAQYDAVLQVRSTMAKTLDDLMQEMKESGVDHAIMHAEYEFGEDGDALNEALAKVISAHTELFSGFGTISMEHFRPMRAIQQVSRIRELGFLGVNIQPAFFEMPIDDRKLYPVYAKAAELGLAVAIHTGINYSRIHPIRNEHPLLLDQVACDFPELTLIACHGGWPWVPEMVAVARKHPNILMDLGGLSPRYLGVQGAGWEMMYRLANNLLQDQILFATDWPVFPLKRAIAEWKELSIKPEVLEKVLGSNARALFSKIKAEVKKNDNT; from the coding sequence ATGAACATTCTTGATGCCCGTGTCCGCTTGCCACAGCAGTTCCGTGAGGCACGCATAGGTGAAATGCGAAATGAGTACGTCGCTCAATATGATGCGGTGTTACAAGTAAGATCGACTATGGCAAAAACGCTCGACGATTTGATGCAAGAAATGAAAGAATCAGGAGTCGACCACGCCATTATGCATGCAGAATACGAGTTCGGCGAGGATGGGGATGCGCTGAATGAAGCATTGGCAAAAGTCATATCCGCTCACACCGAGCTCTTCTCAGGATTCGGTACGATTTCAATGGAGCATTTCAGACCGATGCGCGCTATCCAACAAGTGAGTCGCATCAGAGAGCTGGGCTTTCTGGGAGTAAACATCCAGCCTGCATTTTTTGAGATGCCAATCGATGATCGCAAGTTATATCCCGTATATGCAAAGGCTGCCGAGTTAGGCTTGGCAGTTGCCATTCATACGGGAATTAATTATTCAAGGATTCATCCCATCCGGAATGAACACCCGCTGCTGCTGGATCAAGTCGCCTGTGATTTTCCGGAATTAACATTGATCGCGTGTCATGGAGGGTGGCCCTGGGTGCCTGAAATGGTTGCCGTAGCGCGCAAGCACCCCAATATTCTGATGGATTTGGGCGGGCTTTCTCCAAGATATTTGGGGGTGCAAGGAGCAGGGTGGGAGATGATGTATAGGTTGGCAAACAACCTCTTGCAAGATCAAATCCTCTTTGCAACAGACTGGCCTGTATTTCCTCTGAAACGCGCCATTGCAGAATGGAAGGAATTAAGCATAAAGCCCGAGGTGCTTGAGAAGGTGCTCGGTTCGAATGCGAGAGCATTGTTTTCCAAAATAAAGGCGGAGGTAAAAAAGAATGATAACACGTAA
- a CDS encoding enoyl-CoA hydratase/isomerase family protein, whose protein sequence is MITRKAVIECEIHQEIGWIHLNRPERLNAVIPQLVEELYGSLDKLEREGVRAAILAGRGNAFCAGHDLRHEEKPENEAELRLNLQKIQDVTRKIQRVPFPVIAAVHGYALGAGCEFALGCDLIIAAQDAEFGFPEVSVGLSVTGGISHILPITIGLVRAKELLFSGERFGASQALHLGLINKVVDHTVLAEEADKWAKRLAELPQVALAKAKFALNRGAQCDLEAAFELEIEHALATVQTIESKQAAEEFRKKGSV, encoded by the coding sequence ATGATAACACGTAAGGCGGTGATAGAGTGTGAGATCCATCAAGAGATAGGCTGGATTCACCTGAATCGTCCGGAACGGTTAAATGCGGTGATTCCTCAATTGGTAGAGGAGCTGTATGGATCGCTCGATAAATTGGAACGGGAAGGAGTAAGGGCAGCAATACTGGCTGGCCGCGGGAATGCTTTTTGTGCAGGACATGATTTGCGTCATGAAGAAAAGCCTGAAAATGAGGCTGAGCTTCGTCTTAATTTACAGAAGATTCAGGATGTAACACGAAAGATCCAGCGTGTTCCTTTTCCTGTGATCGCTGCGGTCCACGGGTATGCATTAGGAGCAGGGTGTGAGTTTGCGCTCGGATGCGATTTGATCATCGCCGCTCAAGATGCCGAATTCGGCTTTCCGGAAGTGAGTGTGGGACTTAGTGTTACCGGAGGGATCTCGCATATCCTTCCCATCACGATCGGACTGGTCCGGGCGAAAGAATTGCTGTTTTCGGGCGAAAGGTTCGGGGCATCGCAAGCACTGCATCTAGGACTCATCAACAAGGTAGTGGATCATACAGTGTTAGCTGAAGAAGCTGACAAGTGGGCGAAACGGTTAGCTGAGCTCCCGCAAGTAGCACTGGCAAAAGCCAAATTTGCGCTAAATCGCGGGGCACAATGCGATCTGGAGGCAGCTTTTGAATTGGAGATCGAGCATGCGCTGGCAACCGTGCAAACGATCGAATCCAAGCAGGCGGCAGAAGAGTTCCGAAAAAAAGGATCAGTATAG